The Bacteroides acidifaciens genome includes a region encoding these proteins:
- a CDS encoding helix-turn-helix domain-containing protein, whose translation MEIITFESKAYKELDNKITAIADYIFNHVETARQSEEDMWVDSYEVCTFLKISEKTLQRLRVSGTIAYSNIRGRYFYKVSEIRRMLEERLIRSNKENIDNLITNHQLYAKERGNLRKDK comes from the coding sequence ATGGAAATAATAACATTCGAGTCCAAAGCCTACAAGGAGCTGGACAACAAGATTACCGCCATTGCCGACTACATCTTCAACCACGTGGAAACGGCAAGACAAAGCGAGGAAGATATGTGGGTGGACAGCTACGAGGTCTGCACGTTCCTGAAAATAAGCGAAAAGACCCTGCAACGCCTGCGGGTGTCGGGGACTATCGCCTATTCCAACATCAGGGGACGCTACTTCTACAAGGTCAGCGAGATACGCCGGATGCTGGAAGAACGCCTGATAAGGAGCAACAAGGAGAACATCGACAACCTGATAACCAACCACCAACTGTATGCTAAGGAAAGAGGAAATCTTAGAAAGGACAAGTAA
- a CDS encoding bifunctional DNA primase/helicase gives MLRKEEILERTSNGLAVFKHYLPGNWRIGRNFLNPLYEDSKASCNIYFDRRGGIYKMKDFGNDSYSGDCFFLVGQLKGLDCNRAADFVEILEIIDRDLGLGLASGTPVSVPPATVRRAVPDKPEETTEKPVKPYQFREQKFPLAELVYWQQYGITPELLERYKVCSLREYNSETAEGKPYTYTSSVAEPMYGYKGKQHIKLYRPFSTPRFLYGGSFGENYCFGLEQLPAKGDTLFITGGEKDVLSLAAHGFHAICFNSETVTIPPTLVYRLTFRFKHIVLLFDMDKTGRESSRKQEKLLEEFGVKRLLLPLPGTKEEKDISDYFKAGNTREDFLKLFIEFLDNLYSDTLIMLKSCEIDFNNPPAKAQEIISAGDVPLGTQGNLFGITGGEGTGKSNYVAAIVAGCICPAGADIDTLGIQITANGRHKAVLLYDTEQSEVQLFKNVGNLLARAGQQDKPDELKAFCLTGMSRKERLNAIVQSMDKFYYQYGGIQLVVIDGIADLVKSANDEAESVAVIDELYRLAGIYNTCILCVLHFVPNGLKLRGHLGSELQRKAATILSIEKDDEPAQSVVKALKVRDGSPLDVPLMLFAWDKEAGMHVYKGEKPREEKEKRKERELVNVARDIFGRQTRITYIDLCEQLQQVLDIKERTAKSYIRFMRERDIITKDTANQSCFVIGSYNLQRNASCP, from the coding sequence ATGCTAAGGAAAGAGGAAATCTTAGAAAGGACAAGTAACGGGCTGGCGGTGTTCAAACACTACCTGCCCGGCAACTGGCGCATAGGTCGCAACTTCCTTAACCCGCTGTACGAGGACAGCAAGGCTTCCTGCAACATCTATTTCGACCGCCGGGGCGGTATCTACAAGATGAAAGACTTCGGCAACGACAGTTACAGCGGCGATTGTTTCTTCCTCGTGGGGCAGTTAAAGGGGCTGGACTGCAACCGGGCGGCTGACTTCGTGGAAATACTGGAAATCATCGACCGGGATTTGGGCTTGGGGCTGGCATCCGGCACCCCGGTTTCCGTTCCCCCGGCAACCGTCCGCCGGGCAGTGCCGGACAAACCCGAAGAAACAACCGAAAAGCCCGTCAAGCCCTACCAGTTCCGGGAACAGAAGTTCCCGCTTGCCGAACTGGTGTACTGGCAACAGTACGGCATCACGCCCGAACTGCTGGAACGTTACAAGGTCTGCTCGCTCCGGGAATACAACAGTGAAACGGCAGAGGGGAAGCCGTACACCTACACTTCATCGGTGGCAGAACCCATGTACGGCTACAAGGGCAAACAGCACATCAAGCTGTACCGCCCGTTCTCCACGCCCCGCTTCCTCTACGGCGGCAGCTTCGGCGAAAACTACTGTTTCGGGCTGGAGCAACTGCCCGCCAAAGGCGATACGCTCTTTATCACGGGCGGCGAGAAAGACGTACTTTCATTGGCGGCGCATGGTTTTCACGCTATCTGCTTCAACAGCGAAACGGTGACGATACCGCCCACGCTGGTTTATCGGCTGACGTTCCGCTTCAAGCACATCGTCCTGCTCTTTGACATGGACAAGACGGGCAGGGAAAGTTCACGCAAGCAGGAAAAACTGTTGGAAGAATTTGGCGTGAAACGCCTGCTGCTCCCGCTTCCGGGAACGAAAGAGGAAAAGGACATATCCGACTACTTCAAAGCCGGGAACACCCGTGAAGATTTCCTGAAACTGTTTATAGAATTTTTAGACAACCTGTATAGCGACACACTAATTATGCTAAAATCGTGCGAGATAGATTTCAACAACCCGCCCGCCAAAGCGCAAGAGATTATTTCGGCGGGTGACGTTCCGTTAGGGACACAAGGCAACCTGTTCGGCATCACCGGGGGCGAGGGAACGGGCAAGAGCAATTATGTAGCCGCAATCGTGGCGGGCTGCATCTGCCCGGCTGGTGCGGACATAGATACGCTGGGCATACAGATAACCGCCAACGGCAGGCACAAGGCGGTCTTGCTCTATGACACCGAACAGTCGGAAGTGCAACTGTTCAAGAATGTAGGCAACCTGCTGGCACGAGCGGGGCAGCAGGACAAACCCGATGAACTGAAAGCGTTCTGCCTGACGGGTATGTCACGCAAGGAACGCCTGAACGCCATTGTGCAGAGCATGGACAAGTTCTACTACCAGTACGGCGGCATCCAGTTGGTCGTCATTGACGGCATCGCCGACCTTGTTAAGAGTGCCAACGATGAAGCGGAAAGCGTGGCGGTGATAGATGAACTTTATCGGCTGGCTGGCATCTACAACACGTGTATTCTGTGCGTGCTGCATTTCGTCCCCAACGGATTGAAACTGCGGGGACATTTGGGCAGCGAGTTGCAGCGCAAGGCGGCTACAATCCTTTCGATAGAGAAAGACGATGAACCCGCCCAGTCGGTGGTAAAAGCCCTGAAAGTAAGGGACGGAAGCCCGCTGGACGTGCCGCTGATGCTCTTTGCATGGGACAAGGAAGCCGGGATGCACGTGTACAAGGGCGAGAAGCCCCGTGAGGAAAAGGAGAAGCGCAAGGAAAGGGAACTGGTGAATGTCGCACGTGACATCTTCGGGCGGCAGACACGCATCACCTACATAGACCTTTGCGAGCAGTTGCAGCAGGTCTTGGACATCAAGGAGCGCACCGCAAAGAGCTATATCCGCTTCATGCGGGAAAGGGACATCATCACCAAAGACACGGCGAACCAAAGCTGTTTTGTCATAGGTTCATATAATCTTCAAAGGAACGCAAGCTGCCCGTAG
- a CDS encoding dihydrofolate reductase family protein, whose protein sequence is MEQIKAHIAVSLDGHTATPDYELDWMPGEVKELAAREHAAASCLLMGANTYNYIFEHWGGWPHKSKRSFVVSHYDTNVTPDCGVEFLTEEPLQRIYELKQETDILVVGGGKLLTSLIKAGLLDSLTIYTVPVMAGKGIGFIGETFGSHWKLSESRVLDNGVVCSTYLFGGSV, encoded by the coding sequence ATGGAACAAATCAAAGCGCACATCGCCGTATCGCTGGACGGGCATACCGCCACGCCGGACTATGAACTGGACTGGATGCCCGGTGAGGTCAAGGAACTGGCGGCAAGGGAACACGCCGCCGCAAGCTGCCTGCTTATGGGGGCGAACACCTACAACTACATCTTTGAACACTGGGGCGGGTGGCCGCACAAAAGCAAACGGTCTTTTGTGGTGTCACACTACGACACCAACGTGACGCCGGACTGCGGCGTGGAGTTCCTGACCGAAGAACCGCTGCAAAGAATTTATGAACTGAAACAGGAAACCGACATACTGGTGGTGGGCGGCGGCAAGCTGCTTACTTCATTGATTAAAGCCGGGTTGCTGGACAGCCTGACAATCTACACCGTCCCGGTCATGGCGGGCAAAGGCATCGGCTTTATCGGGGAAACATTCGGCTCACATTGGAAACTCTCGGAAAGCAGGGTGCTGGATAACGGGGTGGTCTGTTCGACCTACCTGTTTGGCGGGAGCGTATAA
- a CDS encoding type IA DNA topoisomerase: MIALIAEKPSVAKDIARIIGATQRNDGYLSGNGYMVTWAFGHLIQLAMPEAYGVANFRRESLPILPPEFQLIPRQVKAEKGYKADPGVLKQLKVIKEVFDQCDRIIVATDAGREGELIFRYIFHYLNCRKPFVRLWISSLTDKAIREGLENLQPGERYDNLYLSAKSRSEADWLIGINATQALSVAAGQGVFSLGRVQTPTLVMICSRYLENKNFVPAKFWQLKAHTASGGISFTAQSTAKWEQQPEAIAALQRVKDAGQLAVKSVERKEANQEPPLLYDLTTLQKEANTKLNFSADKTLSIAQSLYEKKVMSYPRTGSRYISEDVFDEMPERVALLGQYSRFAGYAAGLDGTPLNRRSVNDGKVTDHHALIVTENLPVELTKDERAVYELVAGRMLEAFSGKCVKDVTTAILSAGDTDFTVKGSVMKVAGWRAVFGEQETCGDEEAASLPPLQEGESLPISNVELLEKQTKPKPLHTESSLLAAMENAGKELEDAELKASLKDAGIGTPATRAAIIETLFARQYIVREKKNLVPTDKGLAVYGIVKDKKIADVEMTGMWETALSKIEAGSMDADTFRKGIEVYATQITAELLSVQLSVATGETCPCPKCGSGRILFYPKVAKCSNVDCTLTIFRNKCDKQLTDKQIVELVTKRKTGLIKGFKGKNGKAFDASLVLDEQFNVGFSFPEKKAKPKK; encoded by the coding sequence ATGATTGCATTGATAGCAGAGAAGCCCAGCGTGGCAAAGGATATCGCCCGCATCATCGGGGCGACCCAGCGTAATGACGGTTATCTTTCCGGCAACGGGTATATGGTGACATGGGCGTTCGGCCACTTAATCCAGCTTGCCATGCCGGAAGCCTATGGCGTGGCGAACTTCCGCAGGGAGAGCCTGCCCATACTGCCGCCCGAATTCCAGCTAATCCCCCGTCAGGTGAAAGCGGAGAAAGGTTACAAGGCAGACCCCGGCGTGTTGAAACAGTTGAAAGTGATAAAGGAAGTGTTCGACCAGTGCGACCGGATTATTGTCGCCACCGATGCCGGGCGTGAGGGTGAGCTAATCTTCCGCTATATCTTCCATTACCTGAACTGCCGCAAGCCTTTCGTGCGCCTGTGGATAAGCAGCCTTACCGACAAGGCAATCCGTGAGGGGCTGGAAAACCTGCAACCGGGAGAGCGTTACGATAACCTCTACCTCTCTGCCAAGTCCCGCAGCGAAGCGGACTGGCTGATAGGGATAAACGCCACCCAAGCGTTGAGCGTAGCCGCCGGGCAGGGCGTGTTCTCGCTGGGCAGGGTGCAGACACCCACGCTCGTGATGATATGCAGCCGCTATTTGGAGAACAAGAATTTCGTACCCGCCAAGTTTTGGCAACTCAAAGCCCATACCGCCAGCGGGGGAATAAGTTTCACCGCCCAATCGACCGCCAAGTGGGAACAGCAGCCCGAAGCCATAGCCGCCCTGCAACGGGTTAAGGATGCCGGACAACTTGCCGTGAAATCCGTTGAGAGGAAAGAAGCCAACCAAGAACCGCCGCTTCTGTACGACCTTACCACGCTGCAAAAGGAAGCGAACACGAAGCTGAATTTTTCGGCTGACAAGACCCTATCCATAGCGCAAAGCCTGTATGAAAAGAAAGTGATGTCCTATCCGAGAACTGGAAGCCGCTATATATCGGAGGACGTTTTCGATGAAATGCCGGAGCGTGTCGCCCTGTTAGGGCAATACTCCCGCTTTGCCGGGTATGCCGCCGGGCTGGACGGCACACCCTTGAACCGCCGCAGCGTGAATGACGGCAAAGTGACCGACCACCACGCCTTAATCGTTACCGAGAACCTGCCCGTTGAACTAACCAAAGACGAGCGGGCAGTTTACGAGCTGGTAGCCGGGCGTATGCTGGAAGCCTTTTCGGGCAAGTGCGTGAAAGACGTTACCACCGCCATATTGTCGGCTGGAGATACCGACTTCACGGTAAAAGGGTCTGTGATGAAAGTAGCAGGCTGGCGTGCCGTGTTCGGCGAGCAGGAAACGTGCGGGGATGAAGAAGCCGCCAGCCTGCCACCGCTTCAAGAGGGCGAAAGCCTGCCGATTTCCAACGTGGAACTGTTGGAGAAGCAGACCAAGCCGAAACCGCTGCACACGGAAAGCAGCCTGCTTGCGGCAATGGAGAACGCCGGAAAGGAACTGGAAGATGCCGAACTGAAAGCCAGCCTGAAAGATGCCGGGATAGGCACGCCCGCCACCCGTGCGGCGATTATCGAAACGCTGTTCGCCCGCCAGTACATCGTGCGTGAGAAGAAGAACCTTGTGCCTACCGACAAGGGGCTTGCCGTTTATGGGATTGTCAAGGACAAGAAGATTGCCGATGTCGAAATGACGGGTATGTGGGAAACCGCCCTTTCCAAGATAGAAGCGGGAAGCATGGATGCCGACACGTTCCGGAAGGGCATCGAGGTGTACGCAACGCAAATCACGGCGGAACTGCTATCGGTGCAGCTATCTGTCGCTACTGGTGAAACCTGCCCCTGCCCGAAATGCGGTAGCGGGCGCATCCTGTTCTACCCGAAAGTGGCGAAGTGTTCCAACGTGGACTGCACGCTTACCATATTCCGAAACAAGTGCGACAAGCAACTGACCGACAAGCAGATTGTCGAACTGGTGACGAAACGCAAGACCGGGCTAATCAAGGGCTTCAAGGGCAAGAACGGCAAGGCTTTCGATGCTTCGCTTGTGCTGGACGAACAGTTCAATGTCGGTTTTTCATTCCCCGAAAAGAAAGCGAAACCGAAGAAATAG